In one window of Henckelia pumila isolate YLH828 chromosome 1, ASM3356847v2, whole genome shotgun sequence DNA:
- the LOC140877719 gene encoding nodulin homeobox isoform X2: MRSSRDEASTSTELINTPSRGRAEPVLDLVAAVNTLHELSAQQLSKLIKDSGNSIIRYVAEDGSQFQIDAEKFARYLPLHLIAVIMAWERDKSTFKYLLCGILLLHSMCDLASRVPKIEQILLDDVKVSEQLIDLVFYLLVVLGAYKKDNRDAPNDMVLLHSALVACSLKLLTVIVSPQYQEVAQVLTSYYKVDVFMEATFTAVHKDVKFLQSRLSAEHVESSANTSPTAEETLNHLCQQCDSSLQFLQSLCQQKLFRERLVKNKELCGNGGVLVLAQAVMSLNISSLYDTFSSYMTSVSRLKSKALSILLHLCEAESVSYLDEVASTPRSQDLAKSIALQVLELLKKLFGIDHDKSNVSSEKIYPKGQLELNAMRLADVFSDDSNFRSFIMINFTEALAAIFLFSHGEFLSSWCSSDLPVCEDDVTLDVPRASYAHQRTSLLIKMIANLHCYVPDVCQDEKGLFLNKFVQFFQKESQNLSNGCSYAFDAEKTTTVTKNLCSLLSHAESLVPRFLNEDDVQLLRFFIRQFESLILPASCEDNQCKVSLNHGNGSSDMNECMVKNVTTLEVDRIDAKGNGNEQSTDGERKCGITEQGKPSGISVNLGEVERDSRTFETSGSDSSPTRGKNHMDQMDVDQIKGGVFGETQDDSKVEALHSDEKLQRKRKRTVMNDRQITLIESAIVDEPDMHRNSAMLQHWAEKLSFYGAEVTTSRLKNWLNNRKAKLARAAKDGRAPCEGDNLDKQGGSGIMLHSPHSPIDSSFVPSASRGNFGSEVIDCTPRVSIDEHVGTSLAATRDVILPSTPLELGQYVTIMGEKAEEIGKGKVFQMGGQWFGWNLEESGGCVIDVIELTVDRFSKILHPMEITCTTFDQAEKRFGSMRVLWDFKKLFPHPTP; this comes from the exons GTTCTTGATTTAGTTGCTGCTGTAAATACACTTCACGAGCTTAGCGCTCAACAGCTTAGCAAACTGATAAAGGATTCCGGGAACAGTATTATCCGATATGTTGCTGAAGATGGATCACAGTTTCAG ATTGATGCGGAAAAATTTGCAAGATATCTTCCTTTGCACCTTATTGCAGTGATTATGGCTTGGGAAAGGGACAAGTCCACTTTCAAGtacttgttatgtggtattcttCTGCTACATTCCATGTGTGATCTTGCATCCCGAGTGCCTAAGATTGAACAG ATACTGCTTGACGATGTGAAAGTATCAGAACAGCTAATTGATCTGGTCTTTTATCTACTAGTTGTCCTTGGTGCTTACAAAAAG GACAATCGCGACGCCCCCAATGACATGGTCCTCTTGCACTCAGCCCTTGTTGCTTGCAGTTTGAAATTGTTAACAGTGATAGTTTCTCCACAATACCAAGAGGTTGCTCAAGTCTTGACTTCATATTACAAG GTTGATGTGTTTATGGAAGCCACATTTACTGCAGTTCATAAAGATGtcaaatttcttcagtccaggcTGTCTGCTGAACATGTTGAGTCCTCTGCAAACACTTCCCCCACAGCGGAAGAGACATTGAATCATCTTTGCCAACAGTGTGACTCCTCTCTCCAATTTTTGCAGTCTTTATGTCAACAAAAGTTGTTTCGCGAGCGCCTTGTTAAGAACAAG GAGTTATGTGGCAACGGAGGTGTTCTTGTGCTAGCTCAGGCTGTAATGAGCTTAAACATATCATCATTGTATGACACATTCTCCTCTTATATGACTTCGGTCTCTCGCTTGAAGTCTAAAGCTCTATCTATT CTCTTGCACCTTTGTGAAGCAGAAAGTGTGTCTTACCTGGACGAGGTTGCCAGCACTCCTAGAAGTCAGGATTTGGCGAAGTCTATTGCATTACAG GTTCTTGAGTTACTGAAGAAATTATTTGGTATTGATCATGATAAGTCAAATGTTTCCTCTGAGAAAATATACCCGAAAGGGCAACTGGAACTGAATGCCATGCGCCTGGCAGATGTCTTTTCCGACGATTCAAATTTCCGATCTTTCATTATGATAAACTTT ACTGAAGCATTGGCAGCAATCTTTTTATTCTCACATGGAGAATTTTTATCTAGCTGGTGTTCATCTGATCTCCCAGTTTGTGAAGATGATGTGACTCTAGA TGTACCTCGGGCATCTTATGCGCATCAGAGGACATCCTTGTTGATCAAAATGATCGCAAATCTTCATTGTTATGTTCCGGATGTGTGTCAAG ATGAGAAGGGTCTCTTTCTCAACAAGTTTGTTCAGTTCTTTCAAAAGGAAAGCCAGAATCTATCCAATGGATGCTCATATGCATTTGATGCTGAAAAAACTACAACTGTCACCAAGAACTTAT GTTCACTGCTGAGTCATGCAGAATCATTAGTTCCTCGATTTTTAAATGAAGATGATGTGCAGCTTTTAAG GTTCTTTATCCGTCAGTTTGAATCTTTGATTCTTCCTGCTTCATGTGAAGATAATCAG TGCAAAGTGTCTCTGAATCATGGCAATGGTAGCAGTGACATGAACGAATGCATGGTGAAGAATGTCACAACCCTAGAGGTAGACCGAATAGATGCCAAGGGGAATggaaatgaacaatctactgacGGGGAAAGGAAATGTGGGATTACAGAACAGGGAAAACCAAGTGGTATCTCTGTAAATTTGGGAGAAGTCGAAAGGGACAGTAGGACATTTGAAACAAGTGGTTCTGATTCTAGCCCCACCCGAGGAAAAAATCATATGGATCAGATGgatgttgatcagatcaagggAGGTGTGTTTGGAGAAACTCAGGACGATTCAAAGGTCGAAGCTCTACATTCTGATGAGAAGCTGCAAAGGAAACGCAAGCGAACTGTGATGAATGATAGACAGATAACACTAATTGAGTCTGCTATTGTAGATGAACCAGACATGCATCGTAATTCAGCTATGTTACAACATTGGGCCGAAAAATTAAGTTTTTAT GGCGCGGAGGTGACTACTTCAAGGCTCAAAAATTG GCTCAATAACCGAAAGGCGAAGCTTGCTCGTGCTGCTAAAGATGGTCGTGCACCATGTGAAGGGGACAATCTTGACAAACAAGGTGGGTCTGGAATTATGCTTCACTCGCCTCACAGTCCCATCGACAGTTCTTTTGTCCCATCTGCTTCCAGAGGGAATTTTGGCAGTGAAGTTATTGATTGTACGCCTAGAGTCAGCATTGACGAACACGTTGGGACTTCGCTTGCAGCTACTAGGGATGTTATCTTACCAAGTACGCCTTTGGAGCTCGGGCAGTACGTAACAATCATGGGTGAAAAAGCAGAGGAGATTGGGAAGGGTAAAGTGTTTCAGATGGGTGGCCAATGGTTTGGATGGAACTTGGAGGAATCCGGGGGGTGTGTTATCGACGTAATTGAGCTAACAGTTGATAGGTTTTCCAAGATTCTTCATCCGATGGAAATTACCTGCACTACTTTTGATCAGGCTGAAAAAAGATTTGGCTCTATGCGGGTTCTTTGGGATTTTAAGAAGCTTTTTCCGCATCCAACTCCGTGA
- the LOC140877719 gene encoding nodulin homeobox isoform X3, translating to MVLLHSALVACSLKLLTVIVSPQYQEVAQVLTSYYKVDVFMEATFTAVHKDVKFLQSRLSAEHVESSANTSPTAEETLNHLCQQCDSSLQFLQSLCQQKLFRERLVKNKELCGNGGVLVLAQAVMSLNISSLYDTFSSYMTSVSRLKSKALSILLHLCEAESVSYLDEVASTPRSQDLAKSIALQVLELLKKLFGIDHDKSNVSSEKIYPKGQLELNAMRLADVFSDDSNFRSFIMINFTEALAAIFLFSHGEFLSSWCSSDLPVCEDDVTLDVPRASYAHQRTSLLIKMIANLHCYVPDVCQDEKGLFLNKFVQFFQKESQNLSNGCSYAFDAEKTTTVTKNLCSLLSHAESLVPRFLNEDDVQLLRFFIRQFESLILPASCEDNQVQCKVSLNHGNGSSDMNECMVKNVTTLEVDRIDAKGNGNEQSTDGERKCGITEQGKPSGISVNLGEVERDSRTFETSGSDSSPTRGKNHMDQMDVDQIKGGVFGETQDDSKVEALHSDEKLQRKRKRTVMNDRQITLIESAIVDEPDMHRNSAMLQHWAEKLSFYGAEVTTSRLKNWLNNRKAKLARAAKDGRAPCEGDNLDKQGGSGIMLHSPHSPIDSSFVPSASRGNFGSEVIDCTPRVSIDEHVGTSLAATRDVILPSTPLELGQYVTIMGEKAEEIGKGKVFQMGGQWFGWNLEESGGCVIDVIELTVDRFSKILHPMEITCTTFDQAEKRFGSMRVLWDFKKLFPHPTP from the exons ATGGTCCTCTTGCACTCAGCCCTTGTTGCTTGCAGTTTGAAATTGTTAACAGTGATAGTTTCTCCACAATACCAAGAGGTTGCTCAAGTCTTGACTTCATATTACAAG GTTGATGTGTTTATGGAAGCCACATTTACTGCAGTTCATAAAGATGtcaaatttcttcagtccaggcTGTCTGCTGAACATGTTGAGTCCTCTGCAAACACTTCCCCCACAGCGGAAGAGACATTGAATCATCTTTGCCAACAGTGTGACTCCTCTCTCCAATTTTTGCAGTCTTTATGTCAACAAAAGTTGTTTCGCGAGCGCCTTGTTAAGAACAAG GAGTTATGTGGCAACGGAGGTGTTCTTGTGCTAGCTCAGGCTGTAATGAGCTTAAACATATCATCATTGTATGACACATTCTCCTCTTATATGACTTCGGTCTCTCGCTTGAAGTCTAAAGCTCTATCTATT CTCTTGCACCTTTGTGAAGCAGAAAGTGTGTCTTACCTGGACGAGGTTGCCAGCACTCCTAGAAGTCAGGATTTGGCGAAGTCTATTGCATTACAG GTTCTTGAGTTACTGAAGAAATTATTTGGTATTGATCATGATAAGTCAAATGTTTCCTCTGAGAAAATATACCCGAAAGGGCAACTGGAACTGAATGCCATGCGCCTGGCAGATGTCTTTTCCGACGATTCAAATTTCCGATCTTTCATTATGATAAACTTT ACTGAAGCATTGGCAGCAATCTTTTTATTCTCACATGGAGAATTTTTATCTAGCTGGTGTTCATCTGATCTCCCAGTTTGTGAAGATGATGTGACTCTAGA TGTACCTCGGGCATCTTATGCGCATCAGAGGACATCCTTGTTGATCAAAATGATCGCAAATCTTCATTGTTATGTTCCGGATGTGTGTCAAG ATGAGAAGGGTCTCTTTCTCAACAAGTTTGTTCAGTTCTTTCAAAAGGAAAGCCAGAATCTATCCAATGGATGCTCATATGCATTTGATGCTGAAAAAACTACAACTGTCACCAAGAACTTAT GTTCACTGCTGAGTCATGCAGAATCATTAGTTCCTCGATTTTTAAATGAAGATGATGTGCAGCTTTTAAG GTTCTTTATCCGTCAGTTTGAATCTTTGATTCTTCCTGCTTCATGTGAAGATAATCAGGTCCAA TGCAAAGTGTCTCTGAATCATGGCAATGGTAGCAGTGACATGAACGAATGCATGGTGAAGAATGTCACAACCCTAGAGGTAGACCGAATAGATGCCAAGGGGAATggaaatgaacaatctactgacGGGGAAAGGAAATGTGGGATTACAGAACAGGGAAAACCAAGTGGTATCTCTGTAAATTTGGGAGAAGTCGAAAGGGACAGTAGGACATTTGAAACAAGTGGTTCTGATTCTAGCCCCACCCGAGGAAAAAATCATATGGATCAGATGgatgttgatcagatcaagggAGGTGTGTTTGGAGAAACTCAGGACGATTCAAAGGTCGAAGCTCTACATTCTGATGAGAAGCTGCAAAGGAAACGCAAGCGAACTGTGATGAATGATAGACAGATAACACTAATTGAGTCTGCTATTGTAGATGAACCAGACATGCATCGTAATTCAGCTATGTTACAACATTGGGCCGAAAAATTAAGTTTTTAT GGCGCGGAGGTGACTACTTCAAGGCTCAAAAATTG GCTCAATAACCGAAAGGCGAAGCTTGCTCGTGCTGCTAAAGATGGTCGTGCACCATGTGAAGGGGACAATCTTGACAAACAAGGTGGGTCTGGAATTATGCTTCACTCGCCTCACAGTCCCATCGACAGTTCTTTTGTCCCATCTGCTTCCAGAGGGAATTTTGGCAGTGAAGTTATTGATTGTACGCCTAGAGTCAGCATTGACGAACACGTTGGGACTTCGCTTGCAGCTACTAGGGATGTTATCTTACCAAGTACGCCTTTGGAGCTCGGGCAGTACGTAACAATCATGGGTGAAAAAGCAGAGGAGATTGGGAAGGGTAAAGTGTTTCAGATGGGTGGCCAATGGTTTGGATGGAACTTGGAGGAATCCGGGGGGTGTGTTATCGACGTAATTGAGCTAACAGTTGATAGGTTTTCCAAGATTCTTCATCCGATGGAAATTACCTGCACTACTTTTGATCAGGCTGAAAAAAGATTTGGCTCTATGCGGGTTCTTTGGGATTTTAAGAAGCTTTTTCCGCATCCAACTCCGTGA
- the LOC140877719 gene encoding nodulin homeobox isoform X1 codes for MRSSRDEASTSTELINTPSRGRAEPVLDLVAAVNTLHELSAQQLSKLIKDSGNSIIRYVAEDGSQFQIDAEKFARYLPLHLIAVIMAWERDKSTFKYLLCGILLLHSMCDLASRVPKIEQILLDDVKVSEQLIDLVFYLLVVLGAYKKDNRDAPNDMVLLHSALVACSLKLLTVIVSPQYQEVAQVLTSYYKVDVFMEATFTAVHKDVKFLQSRLSAEHVESSANTSPTAEETLNHLCQQCDSSLQFLQSLCQQKLFRERLVKNKELCGNGGVLVLAQAVMSLNISSLYDTFSSYMTSVSRLKSKALSILLHLCEAESVSYLDEVASTPRSQDLAKSIALQVLELLKKLFGIDHDKSNVSSEKIYPKGQLELNAMRLADVFSDDSNFRSFIMINFTEALAAIFLFSHGEFLSSWCSSDLPVCEDDVTLDVPRASYAHQRTSLLIKMIANLHCYVPDVCQDEKGLFLNKFVQFFQKESQNLSNGCSYAFDAEKTTTVTKNLCSLLSHAESLVPRFLNEDDVQLLRFFIRQFESLILPASCEDNQVQCKVSLNHGNGSSDMNECMVKNVTTLEVDRIDAKGNGNEQSTDGERKCGITEQGKPSGISVNLGEVERDSRTFETSGSDSSPTRGKNHMDQMDVDQIKGGVFGETQDDSKVEALHSDEKLQRKRKRTVMNDRQITLIESAIVDEPDMHRNSAMLQHWAEKLSFYGAEVTTSRLKNWLNNRKAKLARAAKDGRAPCEGDNLDKQGGSGIMLHSPHSPIDSSFVPSASRGNFGSEVIDCTPRVSIDEHVGTSLAATRDVILPSTPLELGQYVTIMGEKAEEIGKGKVFQMGGQWFGWNLEESGGCVIDVIELTVDRFSKILHPMEITCTTFDQAEKRFGSMRVLWDFKKLFPHPTP; via the exons GTTCTTGATTTAGTTGCTGCTGTAAATACACTTCACGAGCTTAGCGCTCAACAGCTTAGCAAACTGATAAAGGATTCCGGGAACAGTATTATCCGATATGTTGCTGAAGATGGATCACAGTTTCAG ATTGATGCGGAAAAATTTGCAAGATATCTTCCTTTGCACCTTATTGCAGTGATTATGGCTTGGGAAAGGGACAAGTCCACTTTCAAGtacttgttatgtggtattcttCTGCTACATTCCATGTGTGATCTTGCATCCCGAGTGCCTAAGATTGAACAG ATACTGCTTGACGATGTGAAAGTATCAGAACAGCTAATTGATCTGGTCTTTTATCTACTAGTTGTCCTTGGTGCTTACAAAAAG GACAATCGCGACGCCCCCAATGACATGGTCCTCTTGCACTCAGCCCTTGTTGCTTGCAGTTTGAAATTGTTAACAGTGATAGTTTCTCCACAATACCAAGAGGTTGCTCAAGTCTTGACTTCATATTACAAG GTTGATGTGTTTATGGAAGCCACATTTACTGCAGTTCATAAAGATGtcaaatttcttcagtccaggcTGTCTGCTGAACATGTTGAGTCCTCTGCAAACACTTCCCCCACAGCGGAAGAGACATTGAATCATCTTTGCCAACAGTGTGACTCCTCTCTCCAATTTTTGCAGTCTTTATGTCAACAAAAGTTGTTTCGCGAGCGCCTTGTTAAGAACAAG GAGTTATGTGGCAACGGAGGTGTTCTTGTGCTAGCTCAGGCTGTAATGAGCTTAAACATATCATCATTGTATGACACATTCTCCTCTTATATGACTTCGGTCTCTCGCTTGAAGTCTAAAGCTCTATCTATT CTCTTGCACCTTTGTGAAGCAGAAAGTGTGTCTTACCTGGACGAGGTTGCCAGCACTCCTAGAAGTCAGGATTTGGCGAAGTCTATTGCATTACAG GTTCTTGAGTTACTGAAGAAATTATTTGGTATTGATCATGATAAGTCAAATGTTTCCTCTGAGAAAATATACCCGAAAGGGCAACTGGAACTGAATGCCATGCGCCTGGCAGATGTCTTTTCCGACGATTCAAATTTCCGATCTTTCATTATGATAAACTTT ACTGAAGCATTGGCAGCAATCTTTTTATTCTCACATGGAGAATTTTTATCTAGCTGGTGTTCATCTGATCTCCCAGTTTGTGAAGATGATGTGACTCTAGA TGTACCTCGGGCATCTTATGCGCATCAGAGGACATCCTTGTTGATCAAAATGATCGCAAATCTTCATTGTTATGTTCCGGATGTGTGTCAAG ATGAGAAGGGTCTCTTTCTCAACAAGTTTGTTCAGTTCTTTCAAAAGGAAAGCCAGAATCTATCCAATGGATGCTCATATGCATTTGATGCTGAAAAAACTACAACTGTCACCAAGAACTTAT GTTCACTGCTGAGTCATGCAGAATCATTAGTTCCTCGATTTTTAAATGAAGATGATGTGCAGCTTTTAAG GTTCTTTATCCGTCAGTTTGAATCTTTGATTCTTCCTGCTTCATGTGAAGATAATCAGGTCCAA TGCAAAGTGTCTCTGAATCATGGCAATGGTAGCAGTGACATGAACGAATGCATGGTGAAGAATGTCACAACCCTAGAGGTAGACCGAATAGATGCCAAGGGGAATggaaatgaacaatctactgacGGGGAAAGGAAATGTGGGATTACAGAACAGGGAAAACCAAGTGGTATCTCTGTAAATTTGGGAGAAGTCGAAAGGGACAGTAGGACATTTGAAACAAGTGGTTCTGATTCTAGCCCCACCCGAGGAAAAAATCATATGGATCAGATGgatgttgatcagatcaagggAGGTGTGTTTGGAGAAACTCAGGACGATTCAAAGGTCGAAGCTCTACATTCTGATGAGAAGCTGCAAAGGAAACGCAAGCGAACTGTGATGAATGATAGACAGATAACACTAATTGAGTCTGCTATTGTAGATGAACCAGACATGCATCGTAATTCAGCTATGTTACAACATTGGGCCGAAAAATTAAGTTTTTAT GGCGCGGAGGTGACTACTTCAAGGCTCAAAAATTG GCTCAATAACCGAAAGGCGAAGCTTGCTCGTGCTGCTAAAGATGGTCGTGCACCATGTGAAGGGGACAATCTTGACAAACAAGGTGGGTCTGGAATTATGCTTCACTCGCCTCACAGTCCCATCGACAGTTCTTTTGTCCCATCTGCTTCCAGAGGGAATTTTGGCAGTGAAGTTATTGATTGTACGCCTAGAGTCAGCATTGACGAACACGTTGGGACTTCGCTTGCAGCTACTAGGGATGTTATCTTACCAAGTACGCCTTTGGAGCTCGGGCAGTACGTAACAATCATGGGTGAAAAAGCAGAGGAGATTGGGAAGGGTAAAGTGTTTCAGATGGGTGGCCAATGGTTTGGATGGAACTTGGAGGAATCCGGGGGGTGTGTTATCGACGTAATTGAGCTAACAGTTGATAGGTTTTCCAAGATTCTTCATCCGATGGAAATTACCTGCACTACTTTTGATCAGGCTGAAAAAAGATTTGGCTCTATGCGGGTTCTTTGGGATTTTAAGAAGCTTTTTCCGCATCCAACTCCGTGA